A genomic region of Herbaspirillum sp. DW155 contains the following coding sequences:
- a CDS encoding ABC transporter ATP-binding protein codes for MHNPAAETASVSAAARLQPLLQVDHVSLQYRSATAVVQATHEVSFDVHPADRFVLLGPSGCGKSSLLKSVAGFLPPAGGEIRLDGQVVHQPGPDRIVVFQEFDQLPPWKTVLQNVMFPLLASRTLGKREAAERARHYLEKVGLARFADAYPHTLSGGMKARVAIARALAMQPKMLLMDEPFAALDALTRRKMQEELLILWEEVRFTLLFVTHSIEEALVVGNRILLLSPHPGRVRAEINSHQYDLSSLGGVGFQQTAQRIHRLLFDEGGETGAASTAAPVINFSDVRFSY; via the coding sequence ATGCACAACCCGGCAGCTGAAACCGCCAGCGTCAGCGCGGCGGCGCGCCTGCAGCCACTCTTGCAGGTGGACCATGTGAGCCTGCAATACCGCAGCGCCACGGCGGTGGTGCAGGCCACGCATGAAGTCAGCTTCGATGTCCATCCCGCCGACCGCTTCGTGCTGTTGGGGCCCTCGGGCTGTGGCAAGTCCAGCCTGTTGAAATCGGTGGCCGGCTTCCTGCCGCCGGCTGGCGGCGAGATCCGGCTGGATGGTCAGGTAGTGCATCAACCGGGGCCGGATCGTATCGTCGTGTTCCAGGAATTCGACCAGCTGCCGCCGTGGAAGACGGTGCTGCAGAACGTGATGTTCCCGCTGCTGGCCTCGCGCACGCTGGGCAAGCGCGAGGCCGCCGAGCGCGCCCGCCACTACCTGGAGAAGGTCGGACTGGCGCGCTTTGCCGATGCCTATCCGCATACGCTCTCCGGTGGCATGAAGGCGCGCGTGGCCATCGCCCGCGCGCTGGCCATGCAACCCAAGATGCTGCTGATGGATGAACCCTTCGCCGCGCTCGATGCACTGACCCGGCGCAAGATGCAGGAAGAATTGCTGATCCTGTGGGAAGAGGTGCGTTTCACCCTGCTCTTCGTGACGCACTCCATCGAAGAGGCGCTGGTGGTGGGCAACCGCATCCTGCTGCTGTCCCCGCATCCGGGCCGGGTGCGCGCCGAGATCAACAGCCATCAATACGATCTGTCCAGCCTGGGTGGCGTGGGCTTCCAGCAGACCGCACAACGCATCCATCGCCTGCTCTTCGATGAAGGCGGCGAGACTGGCGCGGCCAGCACAGCGGCGCCGGTCATCAATTTCAGTGATGTCCGTTTTTCTTACTAA
- a CDS encoding ABC transporter substrate-binding protein yields the protein MAASSNLYKSFTLLLASLAALGSAASVHAEGTIRIAQQFGIGYLILDVVQDQKLIEKYGRQEGVDIKVEWTSLSGATGMNEALLAGALDVVSAGAPPALVLWDRTRGRQNVKAIASLGSMPNYLLSNNPKVRSIKDFSDKDRIAVPAAGVGFQSRTLQIETAKVFGKDDFKRFDSITVSLSHPDATAALIAGGSEINAHFSSPPFQYQALEHKNVHKVISSYDIMGGPATFNVLYTTQKFHDENPKTYRAFYKALVEAAGFVRNNKAKAADTFIRVQKSKLAPEFVRKIVEDPEINFTVSPERTFVYAEQLHALGVLKNRAGSWKDYFFEEAYAQPGS from the coding sequence ATGGCTGCATCTTCTAACTTATATAAATCATTTACGCTCTTGCTGGCCAGTCTCGCCGCACTGGGCAGCGCAGCCTCAGTCCACGCCGAAGGCACCATCCGCATCGCCCAGCAATTCGGCATCGGCTACCTGATTCTGGATGTGGTGCAGGACCAGAAGCTGATCGAGAAATACGGCAGGCAGGAAGGCGTAGACATCAAGGTCGAATGGACCAGCCTGTCCGGCGCCACCGGCATGAACGAGGCCCTGCTGGCGGGTGCCCTCGATGTGGTCTCGGCCGGTGCACCGCCCGCGCTGGTGCTGTGGGACCGCACGCGCGGCCGCCAGAACGTCAAGGCGATTGCCTCGCTGGGTTCCATGCCCAACTACCTGTTGAGCAACAACCCCAAGGTCAGAAGCATCAAGGATTTCAGCGACAAGGACCGCATCGCCGTCCCCGCTGCGGGCGTAGGCTTCCAGTCGCGCACGCTGCAGATCGAGACCGCGAAGGTTTTCGGCAAGGATGATTTCAAGCGCTTCGACAGCATCACCGTCAGCCTCTCGCATCCGGATGCCACGGCCGCCCTGATCGCGGGCGGCTCCGAGATCAACGCGCACTTCTCCAGCCCGCCCTTCCAGTACCAGGCACTGGAGCACAAGAACGTGCACAAGGTCATCAGCTCCTACGACATCATGGGCGGCCCGGCCACGTTCAACGTGCTCTACACCACCCAGAAATTCCACGACGAGAATCCCAAGACCTACCGCGCCTTCTACAAGGCGCTGGTGGAAGCGGCCGGGTTCGTGCGCAACAACAAGGCCAAGGCCGCCGATACCTTCATCCGCGTGCAGAAGTCAAAACTGGCACCGGAGTTCGTGCGCAAAATCGTGGAAGACCCGGAAATCAACTTCACCGTCTCGCCCGAGCGCACTTTCGTCTATGCCGAGCAGTTGCACGCGCTGGGCGTGCTGAAGAACCGCGCCGGCAGCTGGAAGGATTACTTCTTCGAGGAAGCGTATGCACAACCCGGCAGCTGA
- a CDS encoding ABC transporter substrate-binding protein — protein MTTRLSFRGRLRRLLTTTLALSLLGAPLAHAEGQLRIAEQFGIVYLLLNVAQDQQLIEKHGKAAGVDIKVEWLKLSGGSAVNDALLSGSVDIAGAGVGPLLTIWDRTYGKQNVRGVASLGNFPYYLVSNNPKVKTIADFSDKDRIALPAVGVSVQSRVLQLASAKLWGDAQYNRLDKISIAVPHPDATAAIISGGTEITGHFGNPPFQEQELAGNPNAHIVLKSYDVLGGPSSATVLYATEKFRKDNPKTYGAFLGALDEAARFISANPEKAADIYLKVNKGNTDRKLLLQIIKNPEVQFKIAPQNTYGLAEFMHRVGAIRNKPASVKDYFFDDAHIQGGS, from the coding sequence ATGACTACACGACTCTCTTTCAGGGGACGCCTGCGGCGTCTGCTCACCACCACGCTGGCGCTGTCGCTGCTGGGCGCGCCGCTGGCGCATGCCGAAGGCCAGCTGCGCATTGCCGAGCAGTTCGGCATCGTCTATCTGCTCCTGAACGTGGCGCAGGACCAGCAACTGATCGAAAAGCACGGCAAGGCCGCCGGTGTGGATATCAAGGTGGAATGGCTCAAGCTCTCTGGCGGCTCGGCCGTCAATGATGCCCTGCTCTCCGGTTCGGTGGACATCGCCGGTGCCGGCGTGGGTCCGCTGCTGACCATCTGGGATCGCACTTACGGCAAGCAGAACGTGCGCGGCGTGGCCTCGCTGGGCAATTTCCCCTACTACCTGGTGAGCAACAATCCCAAGGTCAAGACCATCGCCGACTTCAGCGACAAGGACCGCATCGCCCTGCCTGCGGTGGGCGTGTCGGTGCAGTCGCGCGTGCTGCAACTGGCCTCGGCCAAGCTGTGGGGCGATGCCCAGTACAACCGCCTGGACAAGATCAGCATCGCCGTGCCGCACCCGGATGCGACGGCGGCCATCATCAGCGGTGGCACCGAGATCACCGGCCACTTCGGCAATCCTCCCTTTCAGGAACAGGAGCTGGCGGGCAATCCCAATGCCCACATCGTGCTGAAGTCCTATGACGTACTGGGCGGCCCGTCCTCGGCCACGGTGCTGTACGCCACCGAGAAATTCCGCAAGGACAATCCCAAGACCTATGGCGCCTTCCTGGGTGCGCTGGATGAAGCGGCCAGATTCATCAGCGCCAATCCGGAAAAGGCCGCCGACATCTACCTCAAGGTGAACAAGGGCAACACCGACCGCAAGCTGCTGCTGCAGATCATCAAGAACCCTGAAGTGCAATTCAAGATCGCCCCGCAGAACACCTACGGCCTGGCCGAATTCATGCATCGCGTGGGCGCCATCAGGAACAAGCCGGCCTCGGTAAAGGATTACTTCTTCGACGATGCCCATATTCAGGGAGGTAGCTGA
- a CDS encoding potassium transporter Kup, producing MITLAALGVVFGDIGTSPLYALKECFSPDHGIAFSHGAVLGIISMLFWSISIVVTIKYVMFVLRADNNGEGGVLALMALSLRSAISGSPRAKLLMMLGVFGACMFYGDVVITPAISVLSAVEGLEIAAPTTAHAVIPLTLVIVVILFLIQRHGTSVVGRFFGPVMFLWFFSLALLGLYNIIKAPQVLVAINPYYAVHFMAEHSLQAFIVLGSVVLVLTGAEALYADMGHFGIKPIRYAWLFTVMPSLLINYFGQGANLIANPKALANPFYLMIPEPLVLPMVLLATAATVIASQAVISGAFSLTSQAILLGFVPRMRILHTSEDEQGQIYIPLINWMLLVLVVAVVLAFKKSDNLAAAYGVAVTTTMVITTMLLAVVMRHIWKWRMPAVVVATACFMAVDVAFFAANLLKLTEGGWFPLVIGGAAFFLLMTWYSGRMLLRMRIKDDGIPIEPFIEGLLAHPPHRVGGTAVFMTGNIATVPVALLHNLKHNRILHERVFFLKISIWDVPYVADSERLTMKDLGGEVYLLRAAFGFKEAPEVQKVMTLTEQQFGHHFDLMDTSFFLARDTVVPSKLLGMSLWRERLFAWMYQNGAKPSDFFHIPANRVVELGTKVEI from the coding sequence ATGATTACCCTGGCGGCGCTGGGCGTGGTGTTTGGCGATATCGGTACCAGCCCGCTGTATGCACTGAAGGAATGTTTCAGCCCCGACCATGGCATCGCCTTTTCACACGGCGCGGTGCTGGGCATCATCTCGATGCTGTTCTGGTCGATCTCCATCGTGGTCACCATCAAGTACGTGATGTTCGTGCTGCGCGCCGACAACAACGGCGAAGGCGGCGTGCTGGCGTTGATGGCGCTGTCGCTGCGCTCGGCCATCTCGGGCTCGCCGCGCGCCAAGCTCTTGATGATGCTGGGCGTCTTCGGCGCCTGCATGTTCTACGGCGACGTGGTGATCACGCCGGCCATCTCGGTGCTGTCGGCGGTGGAAGGGCTGGAGATCGCCGCGCCCACGACGGCGCATGCGGTCATTCCGCTCACGCTGGTGATCGTGGTGATCCTGTTCCTGATCCAGCGGCATGGCACCAGCGTGGTGGGGCGTTTCTTCGGTCCGGTGATGTTCCTGTGGTTCTTCTCGCTGGCCTTGCTGGGTCTGTACAACATCATCAAGGCACCCCAGGTGCTGGTGGCGATCAATCCGTATTACGCCGTCCACTTCATGGCCGAGCACTCGCTGCAGGCCTTCATCGTGCTGGGTTCGGTGGTGCTGGTGCTGACCGGGGCCGAGGCGCTGTATGCCGACATGGGCCACTTCGGCATCAAGCCGATCCGCTATGCCTGGCTTTTCACGGTGATGCCCTCGCTGCTGATCAACTACTTCGGCCAGGGTGCCAACCTGATCGCCAATCCCAAGGCGCTGGCCAATCCCTTCTACCTGATGATCCCCGAGCCGCTGGTGTTGCCCATGGTGCTGCTGGCCACCGCAGCCACGGTGATCGCCTCGCAGGCGGTGATCTCGGGCGCCTTCTCGCTGACCAGCCAGGCCATCCTGCTGGGCTTTGTTCCGCGCATGCGCATCCTGCACACCTCCGAGGACGAGCAGGGCCAGATCTACATCCCGCTCATCAACTGGATGCTGCTGGTGCTGGTGGTGGCGGTGGTGCTGGCGTTCAAGAAATCCGACAACCTGGCCGCGGCCTATGGTGTGGCCGTGACCACCACCATGGTGATCACCACCATGCTGCTGGCGGTGGTGATGCGCCATATCTGGAAGTGGCGCATGCCGGCCGTGGTCGTGGCCACTGCCTGCTTCATGGCGGTCGACGTGGCCTTCTTCGCGGCCAATCTGTTGAAGCTCACCGAAGGCGGCTGGTTCCCGCTGGTCATCGGCGGCGCCGCGTTCTTCCTGTTGATGACCTGGTACTCGGGCCGCATGCTGCTGCGCATGCGCATCAAGGATGACGGCATCCCCATCGAGCCCTTCATCGAAGGCCTGCTGGCGCATCCGCCCCACCGCGTGGGCGGCACCGCCGTCTTCATGACCGGCAATATCGCCACCGTGCCGGTGGCGCTGCTGCACAACCTGAAGCACAACCGCATCCTGCATGAGCGGGTGTTCTTCCTCAAGATCAGCATCTGGGATGTGCCCTATGTTGCCGACAGCGAGCGCCTGACCATGAAGGACCTGGGTGGCGAGGTCTACCTGCTGCGCGCGGCCTTCGGCTTTAAGGAAGCGCCGGAAGTGCAGAAGGTCATGACCCTGACCGAGCAGCAGTTCGGCCATCACTTCGACCTGATGGATACGTCCTTCTTCCTGGCGCGCGACACGGTGGTGCCGAGCAAGCTCTTGGGCATGTCGCTGTGGCGCGAGCGCCTGTTTGCGTGGATGTACCAGAACGGCGCCAAGCCGTCGGACTTCTTCCACATCCCGGCCAACCGGGTGGTGGAGCTGGGGACCAAGGTCGAGATCTGA
- the rocF gene encoding arginase: MNKIRMMGAPTDVGASRRGASMGPAALRVAELQRGLQQHGLDVIDGGDLGGPANPQQPPVQGLRHLEQVVQWNQAVFEAVAATLAQAEIPLLMGGDHALAVGSIAAVAQHCRTQGKQLRVLWLDAHADANTSDSTPTGNIHGMPVACLLGVGPQALTRLGGQTPALEPQQICQIGIRSVDREEKRHLRELGVRVFDMRHIDEYGMRATMQEALSGMGPDTHLHVSFDVDFLDAALAPGVGTAVLGGPTYREAQLCMEMIADTGRLASLDLMELNPACDVRNQTAEVVVDLVESLFGKSTLIR; the protein is encoded by the coding sequence ATGAACAAGATCCGGATGATGGGCGCCCCCACCGACGTGGGCGCCAGCCGCCGTGGCGCCTCGATGGGGCCGGCCGCCTTGCGCGTGGCGGAACTGCAGCGCGGCTTGCAGCAGCACGGGCTGGACGTCATCGATGGCGGCGACCTGGGCGGCCCGGCCAATCCGCAGCAGCCGCCCGTGCAGGGATTGCGCCACCTGGAGCAGGTGGTGCAGTGGAACCAGGCCGTCTTCGAGGCGGTGGCGGCCACCCTGGCGCAGGCGGAAATACCGCTGCTCATGGGCGGCGACCATGCGCTGGCGGTCGGCTCCATTGCCGCCGTGGCGCAGCACTGCCGCACGCAGGGCAAGCAGCTGCGCGTGCTGTGGCTGGATGCCCATGCCGATGCCAATACCAGCGACTCCACCCCGACCGGCAACATCCACGGCATGCCGGTGGCCTGCCTGCTGGGCGTGGGACCGCAAGCGCTGACCCGTCTGGGCGGCCAGACGCCGGCCCTAGAGCCGCAGCAGATCTGCCAGATCGGCATCCGCAGCGTGGACCGCGAAGAAAAACGTCACCTGCGCGAACTCGGCGTGCGCGTCTTCGACATGCGCCACATCGATGAATACGGCATGCGCGCCACCATGCAGGAGGCGCTGTCCGGCATGGGACCGGATACCCATCTGCACGTGAGTTTCGATGTGGATTTCCTCGATGCCGCGCTGGCCCCCGGCGTGGGTACGGCGGTGCTGGGCGGGCCGACCTACCGCGAGGCGCAGCTGTGCATGGAGATGATCGCCGATACCGGCCGTCTCGCTTCGCTGGACCTGATGGAACTCAATCCCGCCTGCGATGTGCGCAACCAGACGGCGGAGGTGGTGGTGGACCTGGTGGAGAGTCTTTTCGGCAAATCGACACTGATTCGCTGA
- a CDS encoding basic amino acid ABC transporter substrate-binding protein, which translates to MSLKKLFTVAASALALSCAAGSTFAADQTYVVGAGGTYRPFEFETPKKELVGFDIDLIKAISQASNFKIQLVSTPWEGIFATLGQGDRDIIISGITITDKRAQMVDFSLPYFPAEQVIITNADAKITSLADLKKTQVAVVNSTAGDIVVSEELGKASTAIHRFDNTVLMLEELYRGGVDAAVGDVGVIKFYIKSHPEKKFKVVGDAKFVRQYFGIAVKKGNKELLDKINAGLKQIVADGTYAKIYKTWFDGEVPTLPLK; encoded by the coding sequence ATGTCTCTCAAGAAATTGTTCACCGTGGCCGCCAGCGCGCTGGCCCTGTCCTGCGCCGCCGGCAGCACCTTCGCCGCTGACCAGACCTACGTGGTCGGCGCGGGCGGTACCTACCGCCCCTTCGAATTCGAAACCCCGAAGAAGGAACTGGTCGGCTTCGACATCGACCTGATCAAGGCCATCTCGCAGGCGTCCAACTTCAAGATCCAGCTGGTGAGCACGCCCTGGGAAGGCATCTTCGCCACCTTGGGCCAGGGTGACCGCGACATCATCATCTCCGGCATCACCATCACCGACAAGCGCGCCCAGATGGTGGACTTCTCGCTGCCGTACTTCCCGGCCGAGCAGGTCATCATCACCAATGCCGATGCCAAGATCACCTCGCTGGCCGACCTGAAGAAGACCCAAGTGGCCGTGGTCAACTCCACCGCCGGTGACATCGTGGTCTCCGAAGAACTGGGCAAGGCCAGCACCGCCATCCACCGCTTCGACAACACCGTGCTGATGCTGGAAGAACTGTATCGCGGCGGCGTCGATGCGGCCGTGGGCGATGTGGGCGTGATCAAGTTCTACATCAAGAGCCATCCCGAGAAGAAGTTCAAGGTGGTGGGTGACGCCAAGTTCGTGCGCCAGTACTTCGGTATCGCCGTCAAGAAGGGCAACAAGGAACTGCTGGACAAGATCAACGCCGGCCTGAAGCAGATCGTCGCCGATGGCACCTACGCCAAGATCTACAAGACCTGGTTCGACGGCGAAGTGCCGACCCTGCCGCTGAAGTAA
- a CDS encoding amino acid ABC transporter permease — protein sequence MHSFFQWEIIGEYAPLFVEGTWMTLKAAIICVIAGTCWGLVLGVGRLAEARHGFWKYFLCYCVQWPIRFYVSFLRGTPLFVQILLIHFALMPMLINPSGGLILSGDLAREIRSHYGAFASAVLAITLNSGAYVSEIFRAGIQSIDRGQSEASRSLGMSYLGTLRRVVLPQAFRRMLPPLGNNAIAIVKDSSLASAIGLAELAYAARTVSGAYARYWEPYLTISVIYWLITLALSALVRHLEARYGKGDAR from the coding sequence ATGCATTCCTTCTTCCAATGGGAAATCATCGGCGAATACGCGCCGCTGTTCGTCGAAGGCACCTGGATGACCCTGAAGGCCGCGATCATCTGCGTCATCGCCGGCACCTGCTGGGGCCTGGTGCTGGGCGTGGGCCGCCTGGCCGAGGCACGCCATGGTTTCTGGAAATATTTCCTGTGCTACTGCGTGCAGTGGCCGATCCGCTTCTACGTCAGCTTCCTGCGCGGTACGCCCCTGTTCGTGCAGATCCTGCTGATCCACTTCGCGCTCATGCCCATGCTCATCAACCCCAGCGGCGGCCTGATCCTCTCCGGCGACCTGGCGCGTGAAATCCGCTCGCACTATGGCGCCTTCGCTTCGGCGGTGCTGGCCATCACGCTCAATTCGGGCGCGTATGTCTCGGAAATCTTCCGCGCCGGCATCCAGTCCATCGACCGTGGTCAGAGCGAAGCCTCGCGCTCGCTGGGCATGAGCTATCTCGGCACCTTGCGCCGCGTGGTGCTGCCGCAGGCTTTTCGCCGCATGCTGCCGCCGCTGGGCAACAATGCGATTGCCATCGTCAAGGATTCCTCGCTGGCCTCGGCCATCGGCCTGGCTGAACTGGCCTATGCCGCACGGACCGTCTCGGGCGCCTATGCGCGCTACTGGGAGCCGTACCTGACCATTTCGGTGATCTACTGGCTCATCACGCTGGCGCTGTCGGCGCTGGTGCGCCATCTGGAAGCGCGTTACGGCAAGGGAGATGCACGATGA
- a CDS encoding amino acid ABC transporter ATP-binding protein yields the protein MIKVSQLQKSFGQAHILRGIDCEIRAREVVCVIGPSGSGKSTFLRCLNGLEEVSDGDIFIEGVKLNDPKVNLNALRAELGMVFQRFNLFPHMTVLENLIMAPMQVKKLSRREAVLVAEKLLQKVGLLEKIDAFPNQLSGGQQQRVAIARALAMEPKVMLFDEPTSALDPELVGEVLTVMKQLAEEGMTMVVVTHEMGFAREVADRVFFIDQGVIMEEGPPQQVLGEPVHERTRDFLRKVL from the coding sequence ATGATCAAGGTCAGCCAACTGCAGAAAAGCTTCGGCCAGGCGCATATCCTGCGCGGCATCGATTGCGAGATTCGCGCGCGCGAAGTGGTGTGCGTGATCGGTCCTTCCGGCTCGGGCAAAAGCACCTTCCTGCGCTGCCTCAATGGCCTGGAAGAGGTCAGCGATGGCGACATCTTCATCGAAGGCGTCAAGCTCAACGATCCCAAGGTCAACCTCAATGCCTTGCGCGCGGAGCTGGGCATGGTGTTCCAGCGTTTCAACCTGTTCCCGCACATGACGGTGCTGGAAAACCTGATCATGGCACCCATGCAGGTCAAGAAGCTCTCCCGCCGCGAAGCCGTGCTGGTGGCCGAGAAGCTGCTGCAGAAGGTGGGCCTGCTGGAGAAGATCGATGCCTTCCCCAACCAGCTCTCGGGCGGCCAGCAGCAGCGCGTGGCCATTGCCCGCGCGCTGGCGATGGAACCGAAGGTGATGCTGTTCGACGAACCGACCTCCGCGCTGGACCCGGAACTGGTGGGCGAGGTGCTGACCGTCATGAAGCAGCTGGCCGAGGAAGGCATGACCATGGTGGTGGTCACGCACGAGATGGGCTTTGCCCGTGAAGTGGCCGATCGCGTCTTCTTCATCGACCAGGGCGTCATCATGGAAGAAGGACCGCCGCAGCAGGTGCTGGGTGAGCCGGTGCATGAACGCACGCGCGATTTCCTGCGCAAGGTGCTGTAA
- a CDS encoding DMT family transporter has translation MNLAVIALVLAAALLHASWNALLKSSHDRLASLSLMTLGAGLGSLPLVLWRPLPQAESWCYILLSGLLHTGYNLFLIRAYRIGDFGQSYPIARGSSPLLVALGAALFAGEQLGLYTVIGIALVSVGIVSLANLRALREREHLSAPLAALATGAFIAAYTITDGIGARLAGDAIAYAGWLFVADSIPLALLYQYKHGRSPVALSQKETWIGLGGGVMSLLAYGIVIWAVTPAPMGMVSALRETSVLFALLIGTLFLGEKLSLRRVLSCLVIAAGAIVLGAHH, from the coding sequence ATGAACCTGGCCGTCATCGCCCTGGTGCTGGCTGCCGCTCTGCTGCATGCTTCCTGGAACGCCCTGCTCAAAAGCAGCCACGACCGCCTGGCCTCGCTCTCGCTCATGACCCTGGGCGCCGGGCTGGGCTCGCTCCCGCTGGTGCTGTGGCGGCCGCTGCCGCAGGCGGAGAGCTGGTGCTACATCCTGCTCTCGGGCCTGCTGCATACCGGCTACAACCTGTTCCTGATCCGCGCCTACCGCATCGGCGACTTCGGCCAGTCCTATCCGATTGCACGCGGCTCCTCGCCCTTGCTGGTGGCGCTGGGTGCGGCCCTGTTCGCGGGCGAGCAGCTGGGGCTTTACACGGTGATCGGCATTGCGCTGGTCTCGGTGGGCATCGTGAGTCTGGCCAACCTGCGCGCCCTGCGTGAGCGCGAGCACCTCTCCGCCCCGCTGGCGGCGCTGGCCACCGGCGCCTTCATCGCGGCCTACACCATCACCGATGGCATCGGCGCGCGTCTGGCGGGCGATGCCATCGCCTATGCGGGCTGGCTGTTCGTGGCCGACAGCATCCCGCTGGCGCTGCTCTACCAGTACAAGCACGGCCGCTCGCCGGTGGCGCTGTCACAGAAGGAAACCTGGATCGGACTGGGCGGCGGCGTGATGTCGCTGCTGGCTTACGGCATCGTGATCTGGGCCGTGACGCCGGCGCCCATGGGGATGGTCTCGGCGCTGCGCGAGACTTCGGTGCTGTTTGCGCTGCTGATCGGCACGCTCTTCCTGGGTGAAAAACTGAGCCTGCGGCGGGTGCTGTCCTGCCTGGTGATTGCAGCCGGGGCCATCGTGCTGGGGGCGCATCACTGA
- a CDS encoding methyltransferase domain-containing protein, whose protein sequence is MNSSPISSAQTGVHEQLATLVARHADPAHPFRKPITDYNQRAFDASMAAWRAAGAPPLILDTGCGVGLSTLHLASRYPDHFVIGIDQSADRLARNTHWDGPEPTNLCFVRADLVDYWRLAQQAGLRPARHYLLYPNPWPKIGHLARRWHGHPVFPFIPALGGQLECRSNWRIYVEEFTSALNRLTGGTFKTEAWQPEQPITPFERKYLASGHELWRCVADLDAGSAP, encoded by the coding sequence GTGAATTCCTCCCCCATCAGCAGCGCCCAGACCGGCGTGCATGAGCAACTGGCCACCCTGGTGGCGCGCCATGCCGACCCGGCCCACCCCTTCCGCAAGCCCATCACCGACTACAACCAGCGCGCCTTTGATGCCAGCATGGCGGCCTGGCGCGCGGCCGGCGCGCCGCCGCTGATCCTCGATACCGGCTGCGGCGTGGGCTTGTCCACGTTGCACCTGGCCAGCCGATACCCGGATCATTTCGTCATCGGCATCGACCAGTCGGCCGACCGCCTGGCGCGCAATACGCACTGGGACGGCCCCGAGCCGACCAATCTTTGTTTCGTGCGCGCCGACCTGGTGGATTACTGGCGCCTGGCGCAGCAGGCCGGCCTGCGTCCGGCGCGGCACTATCTGCTCTACCCCAATCCCTGGCCCAAGATCGGCCACCTGGCCCGGCGCTGGCATGGCCATCCGGTGTTTCCCTTCATCCCGGCGCTGGGCGGGCAGCTGGAATGCCGCAGCAACTGGCGGATTTATGTCGAAGAATTCACATCGGCCCTGAACCGCCTGACTGGCGGCACTTTCAAGACCGAAGCCTGGCAGCCCGAACAACCCATCACGCCCTTCGAGCGCAAGTACCTGGCCTCCGGTCATGAACTATGGCGTTGCGTGGCCGACCTGGATGCGGGAAGCGCTCCATGA
- a CDS encoding DUF3567 domain-containing protein has translation MNLIYNSEQYSVVEFGADTDHEALRFGGYEIMDKSGQREIYIDGPAAELFRKDVQELIASEPTMEDIDNFLSRYDVMMRHPMTLH, from the coding sequence ATGAACCTGATCTACAACAGTGAGCAGTACAGCGTCGTCGAATTCGGTGCCGATACCGACCACGAAGCCCTGCGCTTCGGCGGCTACGAGATCATGGACAAGTCCGGCCAGCGCGAAATCTACATCGACGGTCCGGCCGCCGAACTGTTCCGCAAGGACGTCCAGGAGCTCATCGCCTCCGAGCCCACCATGGAAGACATCGACAACTTCCTGAGCCGCTACGACGTGATGATGCGCCACCCCATGACCCTGCACTGA
- a CDS encoding response regulator yields MANILVVDDEMGIRELLSEILGDEGHVVTTAENAQQARELRQAGIPDLVLLDIWMPDTDGVTLLKEWQRDGLLTMPVIMMSGHATIDTAVEATRIGALNFLEKPIALQKLLKAVQQGLSHSREAVRPASYRPAPVAAVANGAADSLHVPEHAAPVTSYAPAMGGETSHHGTATATPFGQVADNAANISFDLPLREARDAFERAYFEYHLVRENGSMTRVAERTGLERTHLYRKLKQLGVEPGKLARKNH; encoded by the coding sequence ATGGCTAACATCCTGGTCGTCGATGACGAAATGGGTATCCGCGAATTGCTCTCAGAAATTCTGGGCGATGAGGGGCATGTCGTGACCACTGCGGAAAACGCGCAGCAGGCACGCGAACTTCGCCAGGCCGGCATCCCGGACCTCGTGTTGCTCGATATCTGGATGCCCGATACCGATGGCGTGACGCTGTTGAAGGAATGGCAGCGCGATGGCCTGTTGACGATGCCGGTCATCATGATGTCCGGCCACGCCACCATCGACACCGCCGTCGAAGCCACCCGCATCGGCGCGCTCAACTTCCTGGAAAAACCGATCGCGCTGCAAAAGCTGCTCAAGGCCGTGCAGCAAGGCCTCTCGCACAGCCGCGAAGCGGTGCGCCCGGCCAGCTACCGCCCGGCCCCGGTGGCGGCCGTGGCCAATGGCGCAGCCGACAGCCTGCATGTCCCGGAGCACGCTGCCCCGGTGACTAGCTACGCTCCCGCCATGGGTGGCGAGACTTCGCATCACGGCACGGCCACCGCTACCCCCTTCGGCCAGGTGGCCGACAATGCCGCCAATATCTCCTTCGACCTGCCGCTGCGCGAAGCCCGCGATGCCTTTGAACGTGCTTATTTCGAATACCACCTGGTGCGCGAAAACGGCAGCATGACGCGCGTGGCCGAACGTACCGGCCTGGAGCGCACCCACCTCTACCGCAAGCTCAAGCAGCTGGGCGTGGAACCGGGCAAGCTGGCGCGCAAGAATCACTGA